One Glycine max cultivar Williams 82 chromosome 8, Glycine_max_v4.0, whole genome shotgun sequence genomic window, CTCAGAGAACCTCGAGTTCTTCTTGATTTGAAAAACAGTGACATCATCGTCCTGAAACGACAACGCCAAACAATGCAGGGCCCAAACGCGCTTTGCCATCTCTGCAAAGGAAATGAAGAAAGTAGAATCTGGGTACCCTCCAGAGTTCACCACCTTCCTCTGGTTCAAGTTGCCGAAGAAGGAGCACTCCATTTTGGCGTGCACCACTTGAAGGTACTTGGATTTCAGGAACTTGGAGAAGGAAGAGTTTGGGTTGTGGGTTAAGTACTGTTTCGGATTCAAAGATTTGAGCCTTTTGAATTTGTCAAAGTAGAGGTTTTCTGCTCCTTGGTTGTGTAAGTTTTTGTCTTCTTGGACGTTGAAGTTTGGGTAGTTGAAGCCTTCAAACATCGTTATGCAAACAAACGATTCAAATGCGAAGGTTTGGTGAGTTGGTTTGTTGAAAACTGCGTTTGGATGAATGAACTTAACCGCTGCTTCGAGATCCCAATGAGCAGATTCCATTTCCGCGATCATAATCTTGGAGAAGCTTCTAACTGATCTTAAAGAGTGGTGAAGGAAATGAACAAAATGGGATGGACTCAACGACGAAAGTGTGAGGTTATCAAACAATGACAAGGAGCCACTCGAGTTGAGTTTCTTCTCAAGCGATTTGTTGAAGGAAACACACTCGTCGAGGTGTTTTTTGAGCGATGAGATGTTATTGTCCTTGAAATCAACCTCGGCTTCGAGCCTCTTGATGGTGATTTCGTAGGTTTTCATGAGACTTTGTTGTTCCTGGATCTCCGCGAGCATAATGGTGACTTGCGGCGAAAGATCAAGGTCCCTTTTCAAGAACCTGCGCTTCAACTCCGATATGGCTCTGAGTTCATCCACCACGGCTTGATCCGCGGCTTGAATGGACTCGTTGTTGTAAGGGTGCTGAGCCATTTGGAGTTCTGCATATGCTGCTTTGATGGTGGTGACTCCAGCGAAGAGTCTTGCAATTAGAGCCTCCATAATTGCTCTATTCTTGTTGTTTCCTTGGTGGGGTTTCTTGTTCTGATCGGTGAAGAGATCTTCCTTGACTTTGAGGTGGGAATTGAGCATGCAAATGCCATTGTTTGAAGCGAGTTTCGTTGCACTTCGGAGGCTCATCACCTTCTGGAATGTCTTTGCCAGTTTCTTGCTCCTATTGCTCAGTGCTGATTTGGGCTTCATGGTTTCCATTATCTCAAGACAAAGATTTTGTTGTTTGAAGAAGCATAAGAGTTTTGTGTGTGTTCACAGAAAAATTGGTGAAATCCAATAACAAAGGGAGAGAAAATGTTTGCAGTAGCAAAAGGAGATTTTGGTTGGAAAAGCAGGTGCAAATCTTTGACTACAACACTATCAAATCAGAGTCTTTGAGCAAAAAATAGAGATTGGTAGCGTGgtgatattaatatataaacatGAATTAGGGAAATAATGGGGGGAGATTAAGCAAATAGGAGTGTTTATAAAGCgcgggaaaaggaaaaggacgAATGCTTTAGCTTTCTCATGAAAGATGTTATAAACTCGAAGTAGGCTTGTAGTACAAGAACTTTGACATACAAGCCACTGATTatctacttttctttttttatttcctttgccTACTTGTATTTGGGATAATCTATATCTGTATAGCTAGCTACCTAGAGAGATGATAGTGTGGGGCGTATTGCCTTACGTGATTGATGGGTATGATCTAATTGTGGACCCTATtgtaatatataaattgtatgcaaggaaaaaattatataatatatatattattaaagagaaaatagaaagattagaatatttttttaaaaaaattgtttttttctaattactttaattttaaaaaatttagattatTTGTTTAACATGCTTTATAGAACAATTCATCaattaataaaagtttaaactaattgaaaaaaattctaCCGTTGCAAGAACTGTACGTGGAACTGTGATGCTTGTGACTGATGGAAAACATTATGAAACATGTGAGGGGCTATAGGACTCCGGGAGTTGTGTTTTTATGTTCGTAAACTAGAAGGTACAGGTACTGAAATGTTAAATatcttttgatttgatttggaaaaGCAAATGATGGTTAAGCACTCTacagtaattaattatttttgtatatgaaCAATAGTTAAACTAGATTTTGAACCGTTttcgtttttcatttttccataTGGCATCACAACAAAAGATTCAATTAATTATAGGAACTGGTACATTGTAGGTATATGAATAGGAACGGCTACATTTGTGTAGCTAACCTGAATAAAGTTTACCATTATATCCAGgctttatgttaaaaataaaagatgcgTATACATATAGCTTTTATTTGTGGGGGACACTATAGTCAGAAACATTATTGTGGTTTCCAAAAAGCTATTTCGATGGTAATAAAAACTCAAAAGGGATGTAGGAATATTAGATAAGCAGGCAAGCAGCACTGCAACCAGCAGCAGAAACAGAAACATGGAAGATGCTCtgcatgcatttttttattcaatatataacacaactttttaaaagtgaaaaaatgaaCGTTGTGTTATTTGATCATGCATTTACTAgtattaaattacatttttttatttttataaaaaaaatatgatgacaagtttagtaatttaaaaaagaatattttttagttattttaatttaattaataatctcaatttttaaatatgtaaattaaacatacaatggaaaaatattatcatttataataattctatcCTGAACAATTTTTATCTCCATGAAAGTTACATGTAACATATGCTCCAAGTCAAAATGAGAAAGCACCAAGCAGAAAATGTTGACATGTGATAAGTACTTCCAATTCTTTTCACACTAAAGTATACAAAATAAGCTAacactttatttataatttaaaataatttccacCAAACCCTTATCAAATATCattgtttgatttattttttggtggattattattctttttttctttttgatcgGCATGGATTATTATACTTGTTAATTTGGAGGTTTGCTACTATTCATATTTCACAGACATTGTCTTTgctgaaaaatcttatataCCGATTCTGTGTCCAATGTCCATTTGTTGATGTTCAGCTCAAAGCGCGAAACTCTTTGCCATATGTCCACTGTAGTCTGTAGACATACAATCAAAGAAGCTGAGCACGAgagaaaccaaaaaataaattgattgtgatgaaaaaaattgtaagtttgtgagaatttttttgtttaaatatatattgttggtttttgaaaatattttcagtcaCCATAATTTTCCCTTGACCCCTTAATTAACActgttaatattataaaatacggatttgcaaaaagaaaagaagagtcaCGTTTTCTTTTCAGTGGTTTGAGGAGAGGAGCTGTCTCTTGTGTGTCTTCGAATACGGCAAATGAAGAAGAGTTAGACTTTTTCTTCACGTTTTCTCAATATTTGCAAAATTGTTGACAgaacaagaaaagaaacaaaaccatGTGCTTCCATTTTTACGTGAAAGGACTCTGGCTTTTCTTTGATCTCGAGTAttgaattaaaatgaaacaagattgcatatattatatatacaagtAGAATCTTGTCTTGTATTGGAATTGCAATTTCAATTTGATATATATCTTTGTTTAATTAGTTCTACTTAGCTGTAGTTCATGAATCCCACTGAAGCCAACAATGGGACCAAGGTTGCACATTGGTGGGAAAACATCACAAAAGAGACAGCCGAAAGGATGATGGTGACTGAAATATAGCCTTAGGTCTTAATTAAACTTACAGGAGATGGGGTACAACATAGTCAACTTGGGACAGTAAtggtttataataatatcattgcTTTGTCTTCTTGAAAAATGATACGAACATATAACTAACAAGTTTGAGTTGTACAAAAAAAGCATGATCATTTATCACTTGCATTATTTGACTTTAAGCAGAACTATGTGACGAATTAATCTTGAATGCCAATTAACGTTAACGTTAGGGATTATCCAAGACATATATAACTAT contains:
- the LOC100791207 gene encoding protein GRAVITROPIC IN THE LIGHT 1 isoform X2, with the protein product METMKPKSALSNRSKKLAKTFQKVMSLRSATKLASNNGICMLNSHLKVKEDLFTDQNKKPHQGNNKNRAIMEALIARLFAGVTTIKAAYAELQMAQHPYNNESIQAADQAVVDELRAISELKRRFLKRDLDLSPQVTIMLAEIQEQQSLMKTYEITIKRLEAEVDFKDNNISSLKKHLDECVSFNKSLEKKLNSSGSLSLFDNLTLSSLSPSHFVHFLHHSLRSVRSFSKIMIAEMESAHWDLEAAVKFIHPNAVFNKPTHQTFAFESFVCITMFEGFNYPNFNVQEDKNLHNQGAENLYFDKFKRLKSLNPKQYLTHNPNSSFSKFLKSKYLQVVHAKMECSFFGNLNQRKVVNSGGYPDSTFFISFAEMAKRVWALHCLALSFQDDDVTVFQIKKNSRFSEVYMESVTEESVSPSAGESSDSSSGELRVGFTVVPGFKIGKTVIQSQVYLSLVGSSASS
- the LOC100791207 gene encoding protein GRAVITROPIC IN THE LIGHT 1 isoform X1, with the protein product METMKPKSALSNRSKKLAKTFQKVMSLRSATKLASNNGICMLNSHLKVKEDLFTDQNKKPHQGNNKNRAIMEALIARLFAGVTTIKAAYAELQMAQHPYNNESIQAADQAVVDELRAISELKRRFLKRDLDLSPQVTIMLAEIQEQQSLMKTYEITIKRLEAEVDFKDNNISSLKKHLDECVSFNKSLEKKLNSSGSLSLFDNLTLSSLSPSHFVHFLHHSLRSVRSFSKIMIAEMESAHWDLEAAVKFIHPNAVFNKPTHQTFAFESFVCITMFEGFNYPNFNVQEDKNLHNQGAENLYFDKFKRLKSLNPKQYLTHNPNSSFSKFLKSKYLQVVHAKMECSFFGNLNQRKVVNSGGYPDSTFFISFAEMAKRVWALHCLALSFQDDDVTVFQIKKNSRFSEVYMESVTEESVSPSAGESSDSSSGELRVGFTVVPGFKIGIFEVAIVHLVSRVGMLQVLC